TTTGGGAAACTGCCCAATCTAGCGCGACTGAACGACTAAGAGCACTTAAAGGCAAGTAAAAAGTCTAATAAAATAGTATTCTCTTTCGATGTCATCTTTATACATTGGTTTATAGAAAACTTAACCGCTTGGGATCGATACGAAAAAACAAGAGACTCAATGTCAGTCAAGCTGAACTCAGCAGATGAGGAATTTCAGGCAACACATAAAATTTTTGACCTCAGCTCAGCTGGCTCTGATTATGCCAAGAGGCTTGAAGATTCAAACGTCATGAGAAAAGATATTGAAAGTACTTTCGGAGTGCTGAAAAGCACAAATGAAATTCTGTCGATGTTCACCGGGGAGaccaaaaaaagtcaaatgttGGATGAGGTAAGAAGTCTAAAATGAAACCATCTGAAACGACATCAAGCCCTTGTCATTTTAGGTCAAGGCTTTGCAAACGCGTATGACCATACTGGATAGAATTGACCAAAAGTTGCAAAACATCAATGAGTTCATTAAGCGTCTTAAGACCTTCAACGTTCAACTTGGTGAACTGGAAGATTGGAATAAAGAAGGTCGGAATAGAATGAATGAACTGCTGGAACCAACGAAACCACTCTTACCGGAGGAGCGTGTAATGTACACAATGGAGCTCCAATCTGACATAGAGGTTCATCTAGATAAGCACCAAAAACATGAAGACGAATGGGATCAGCTTAAGCCAACAGAAGCAAATGAACAGTCCCCTGAATCAGAGGTGAGTGAGTTTCTGCTTTAGATTCATGATACTATTAACGAGTCGCAAAAAGGGGAGTGAATTTACAAACGTATTTGTTGGAATTCGGCCGCGTTGCGTCACAAATGGGATACTTTATGAAAGCAAGACTGCCATGAGTTGAAAGTGCAGACAAACAGAGACAAGCAAACAATCCGTCTCAAAGTAAAcatttcaaggtcaaagttttggatgttcaaaagtccaaaaatgttattatAACAGGACGTTTGGTGGTAGATTCACAATCAACCACAACCAGAATTCTATTTGCATTACACTCTCGGTGAGGGGGAAAAATTATTCAGCTGCTTCATAATTTCCTACCAATGTCCTCAGATTTCTTATGCCTTTGATGACTACCTTTATATTGAAAACCCCAAATTGCCTCTACGATGATTGCATAAAACATCTTGGCTTCTTTTAATTGAATTATCTTTTATCGAACGAAAAAAATTTATTAAGATTAAAGGAAACCAAGATTTCACCATACTGAACTCCGTTATaaaattgggcaaaagcaAAGTCCTCAGATTTCTTATGCCTTTGATGACTACCTTTATATTGAAAACCCCAAATTGCCTCTACGATGATTGCATAAAACATCTTGGCTTCTTTTAATTGAATTATCTTTTAtcgaacgaaaaaaaattattaaGATTAAAGGAAACCAAGATTTCACCATACTGAACTCCGTTATaaaattgggcaaaagcaaaattagtcaccctccgaaaatgataaattttcgaagctgAAGAGCCCCTACCCTATtcttattttcattgattttttgataatTTGCAAGTAATAGCCCTTAGACCATCCTATACCATCTTTTGGTTTGTGTTGCATCTAAAAATCTTGATAGATAAAAACATTTGTTGGCCAAAAGACGGTTTTCTTACACTAACCAGTCTCATAACATACACAATGGTAAAATTACCCTAAAcagttttgaaggaaatacccaaacacgtCTAAGCATTTTCCTACCTCagaaagtcatagggaacaactttcgttttattgtttcataatgttctagcccacataaaaaaattATATCCCTAagaacattataaaaactaaaattttcaaaaacctatgcAAAACttggagcacacttagttataAGTTATATATAATCTTATTATTTATATATCTATATATTAATCATATGATACAGTTATTGATTATAACTTATGATATTATTTATTACACCACTACcaagttacatggaatttaatggtccaaatttcatcgtttttagccccatgTATTATaccttaattcaatttcccaaagatttttcatcgattttcaatatcacaaaaatgaaagattatttttctttttcttgcatagtctcacaatagctcaaaatgctatataataTCACTTTAAACGCACGAAAAGTGTAGTCTTAGTAAATGTGTTTCTCAGTCATCATGAGTCTGcttagttacgcattcacttgaattctgaggacaatacatacaacagataatgttttagattttgtcgtttctgcAGACTTTGTGGAAACTGATTAAAATTAGCTTCTCCCAGggttgattgatttttgtgaagTTTTCAGTGATCACCCAATGAAGTGTCTTTTAGGTGGttctaaaatgaattttctaAAATCTGTTTTTTGTGGGTTTTAAATATGGTTGTATGacgttttgaatgaatttcagattatgcaagaaaaagaaaaaatagtcTTTTGTTTTTGCGATATCGAAAATTAATATTAATTCtgtgggaaattgaattaagataTAACTGGCGCATTTTAGGGataaaacgatgaaatttataccattaaatcccatgttACTAAGTTGTGGTGTAATAGATGATTTCGTAATTTTTAATCAAGTGCTAACTAAGcgtgctcccaattttcattgaatagtTTTTTGATAACTTAgctttttataatgtttttaggcatgtaggtttttataatgtttttaggcatgtaggttttttaatgtttttaggcatgtaggttttttaatgtttttaggcatgtagGTTTTTTATGTAGACAACAATACTATAAAGCAAGAAAATTTAAGATGCTTCCGACTTTCTGAGGTATATAAATGCCAAGTTGTGTTTGGGAAtatctctggaaacttgataagactttttgaacaccgtgcaTAGTGATGCCTACCGTTCTTTAAAAAATGTGTTAAATGAGCAAAGTAGCTCATGTTAGAATACTAAAtcacttaaaatacattaTTAAGTGTCACAATTCAAAGACTAGTCAAACAATTAATACCCCTAGTTTATCACTGAcatgaaatttcatcaatatctatttagcagatgcttagttattgcACTAATATGAGACAAATGATGAGCTCTCTTGGACAGCATGAAAATCAATagtattctttcattttcagagatatttcttgaaaacttCGAATTAATAATTCGGATTTAAAACTTCCGAGCattttttcttaaacttgAAGAGTTTCACTACCTGGTaatgtctttgaaatattACGATACATTTGACTGTGTCACTTATTACAATGACTATTTTAAGTGTACAAGCAACTTTTTTATCaaacgttaaaaaaaattgtcaaacttCAAGACTGAAATTTGTTGAACCTGTGGTTGACAATaatccattgagttcagcaggtttgcaaaaagtcgaaCACGTCCAAAAAGTTTCACTACAAATATCGAggtattttttgtttaaagaGCATATTGGGTGGGCCATTAAAATCTGCCAACACTTTACACCTTCATAACTAGTGATTGATTCATTAATGGTGAAAACGGCGAATTTGGAGAAGTAATCTCTTCTCATTTAGTAAATTTAGTAGAATTTAGATAAAGAAAACGGCGGCTCCAGCCTTCACAGAATCATGGGAATAGATTCCAGTCTTAATTTGAAGCCACACTAAATAGGATTTTTTTGAGATATCTGACCTTATTAGTATGCCCCCAGGATATTCACGAACTTGGCTCTGGTCTTGACTATTGAAGATTTAAGATGTTTGGTTGAGTTTGGTGATGGTTAGGTGAAATATTTGTGCTTTGAAAGGTTCATGATGATTGATATTTGATCATTGCGGGAAGTTATGTGGACGATGACGAATAGAAAAAGtgtggaagaaaaagagaagtgaTTTTTATGTTTAAAGTGTAAAGGTAGACTAAGATAGGTGTGTTTCGTTTAGTTCACTCGTTGATCAAACCCGATGTTAGTTATCAGATTTATTGCAGAGAAATTTGCGTAACGAGGTGGAGAAAGTGAATTTGACACAACTAATACTGTTGGGGTGAGTCCGGCACAAGTCAGACTTTTATGAGTAATTTCATGTTCCAACTATTTGCTATACTCCCCGAGGTCCGCCCAAAAACTTAATTGGATTTTGCAAAACTAAATTAGGCCAATTCAATCTTTCAAAGGCACACACGTTCTACGGGCTAAACATGGCGGATATTTGCTGAAGAAatctaatgaaaaaaatgatgaattagTTTTACGACTTCGGGCTTGAGTCCTGCCAGTTCCTTCAAATTCGGGttaaagactcgagtgcacttgGGCTTGAGGCCGAACTCCGAACCCTCCccaaaacaattttgcaattccactaCTGAATCTGCCAAGATAAACAGGTCTGCATATTGTACACACATATTGTACCGAAAACAGGTTGATGGTAAGGCCTTGGTAAGTGAGGGCTTTGGATAGGTTGGCTAAATCAAGATTAAAAAGCATTGTCAATAGTGGAAtttagtgccctgtattaagAGAGTACAACTGTGAGTTCAGCGTACCATTACgggcaaattttgaaccttcaattccgttccaaaacagtgagtttacatgggtcccGGATCCAAATCAAACTCATCTTAGTGAATGTTTGTGCCTTAACGATTACATACAAGGCTGAAGTTACTCCTCAGGATCATtaactgcaatcacagcaacaacagctacaaattatatatttttcaatagaaaatattttttccttgaatatcaTTCAATTGACATGCTCTATACAGGGTACTAATGAAATTCATGGGGAAAGCCAATGTAAGAAAAGTAGCATTGAGATCCAaatgtttgatttcaaaagatcaaatttaAAGACAAAATATCAGCACTATCCAACAATTTCTTGGAGTTTAGAAACGTAATTTCTCTTCATTTAAGTTTTCATTCACGGCCTTTTATGATCTGAGTTTGAAGGGGAAacttttctggcctttttttgacactttcatgTTTTGACACAAGAAAATTAGGGGAAATGTGAATAGGGGTAGATTAGTGTTCTTTTGAAGTAGGTATTTTTAAATAGGTTAAAAAAATTAAGGCAAGATACtaattcaataattttgttaCAGGCATACGTTACAAGATTGGGAGAGGTAAAATCATTTCTGTCTCAGCTTCTGACAGAAGTTAAaactgagggagaaaaatttGGTGAAGATATCAAACATCTGGCCGATTTTACCAGCGGTTGCAAGCGCTTTGAACCATGGATTGTCGATGCCGAGGCAAAAAAGAATGCAGGTTTAAAAAAACCGCGGGACCTAGAGGAAGCAAGGTTGGCATTGGCAGAAAATCTGGTAAGATGTTTCTCATCTGCAATCACAATATGGTACTAACTTCATTCAATAATATAGAAATGGAAACAAGATGCCGAAAAAATGAAGGCTGTTTTGGACAATGCTCATGCTGCAGCACAAAAAATGACCCTTCACGATGAGCCTGACCAAAAGCACGAGCACAATGTTAAACGGTGGGAGGTCATTGAATTGACTGCAAATGATCGAATTGAACAGCTTCAAGCAATGGTTGATGTTTGGCAGAAACAAGCGGACACTGCTGCCATGGTGACTGCTGCAATTGCGGCAAATCCTTCAGAGAGCAGCAAGGAGATGAAACTTGAAGACTTAGAAGTGCACTTAAACTCCTTGAGGCAAATGTTTATTGAGAAACAAAAGATGatggaaaagatggaaaacTCAGACAAATGATGAACCAGACTATGAGAAGACTCATCAGAATATGACATTTCCTTTTATTGTCTCGCTCTTTC
This Tigriopus californicus strain San Diego chromosome 7, Tcal_SD_v2.1, whole genome shotgun sequence DNA region includes the following protein-coding sequences:
- the LOC131883783 gene encoding myosin-11-like — translated: MTFWQENFSFIKDVYESRSSKLIELMDKTDKAMAAVLADKMYTSNEFKKVKEVFSGLARNLEQPDTKEWLTVTKDTLLSDRPNEQDEESKKLQALLNRFDEIMPRIDDTKKAVDCLWKAYQFTDELAPYMEFMEDVRSKSCKDIVSNSATETEDHIEKHEKCMDHMDKKRKSVLDQLSKGEKILIDPKSPKFLEGHVNKMKTLWETAQSSATERLRALKENLTAWDRYEKTRDSMSVKLNSADEEFQATHKIFDLSSAGSDYAKRLEDSNVMRKDIESTFGVLKSTNEILSMFTGETKKSQMLDEVKALQTRMTILDRIDQKLQNINEFIKRLKTFNVQLGELEDWNKEGRNRMNELLEPTKPLLPEERVMYTMELQSDIEVHLDKHQKHEDEWDQLKPTEANEQSPESEAYVTRLGEVKSFLSQLLTEVKTEGEKFGEDIKHLADFTSGCKRFEPWIVDAEAKKNAGLKKPRDLEEARLALAENLKWKQDAEKMKAVLDNAHAAAQKMTLHDEPDQKHEHNVKRWEVIELTANDRIEQLQAMVDVWQKQADTAAMVTAAIAANPSESSKEMKLEDLEVHLNSLRQMFIEKQKMMEKMENSDK